A single region of the Bacteroidota bacterium genome encodes:
- a CDS encoding ABC transporter permease: MKVPFTYILRSLWTRRLTTILTIGGITLVTFVFAAVLMLAYGLEKTLIATGSDDNVIVIRRAAQSELQSQIDRDAARNVELQPEVALDAGGKPIATNEVFVIINLMKIAGGDMGNVTVRGITPASMPLRPQVTMTEGRMFTFGTSEIIVGSNIAQRFKGCTVGEKLKFGGGQWTIVGVFDGHGTGFSSEIWGDVEIMLPAFGRPVFSSITFRLKDREGFTSLKKTIEGDPRLNYLEVDREKDYYAKQSEFMSAFIRWLGIGITIVFGFGAVIGAVITMYAAVANRTVEIGTMRAIGFRRGSILTAFLAEGVVISLLGAAVGLFAASFLQLFVISTLNFGTFVELAFGFTLSPPVIKYTLMFALIMGIIGGFFPAVRASRLNIVNALRAS, translated from the coding sequence GAGGCATCACGCTCGTGACGTTCGTCTTTGCGGCCGTGCTGATGCTCGCGTACGGGCTCGAGAAGACTCTGATCGCGACCGGCTCGGACGACAACGTGATCGTCATCAGGAGGGCGGCTCAGTCGGAGTTGCAGAGCCAGATCGACAGGGATGCGGCACGGAACGTGGAGCTCCAGCCCGAGGTCGCGCTCGATGCCGGAGGGAAGCCGATCGCGACGAACGAGGTCTTCGTCATCATCAACCTCATGAAAATCGCCGGCGGCGACATGGGGAACGTGACGGTCCGGGGCATCACCCCGGCATCGATGCCCCTTCGCCCGCAGGTCACCATGACCGAGGGGCGCATGTTCACCTTCGGGACCTCGGAGATCATCGTGGGATCGAATATCGCCCAGCGCTTCAAGGGATGTACGGTCGGAGAGAAGCTGAAGTTCGGGGGCGGACAGTGGACGATCGTCGGAGTGTTCGACGGGCACGGAACGGGATTCAGCTCCGAGATCTGGGGGGATGTTGAAATCATGCTGCCCGCCTTCGGCAGGCCGGTCTTCTCGTCCATCACATTTCGTCTGAAGGACCGGGAGGGCTTCACTTCTTTGAAGAAAACCATCGAGGGAGACCCCCGGTTGAACTATCTTGAGGTCGACCGCGAAAAGGATTACTATGCGAAGCAATCGGAGTTCATGTCGGCGTTCATCCGGTGGCTCGGGATCGGAATCACCATCGTGTTCGGATTCGGCGCCGTTATCGGCGCGGTGATCACGATGTACGCCGCGGTCGCGAACCGGACGGTCGAGATCGGCACGATGCGGGCGATCGGATTCCGGCGCGGGAGCATTCTCACGGCGTTCCTCGCCGAGGGAGTCGTGATTTCCCTCCTGGGGGCCGCGGTGGGCCTCTTCGCGGCCTCATTCCTCCAATTGTTCGTCATCTCGACGCTCAACTTCGGCACGTTCGTGGAACTCGCGTTCGGGTTCACGCTTTCTCCCCCGGTGATCAAGTACACCCTCATGTTTGCCCTTATCATGGGGATCATCGGCGGATTTTTCCCGGCGGTGCGAGCCTCCCGGCTGAACATCGTGAACGCCCTGAGGGCGTCGTGA